A window of Mucilaginibacter robiniae genomic DNA:
CAGCTCTTAAGCCGCTAACGGTAGTATTAGGCTGGCTGGCATCGTCAAATGTTACGCCTGATTGGCCAGAAACTAAGGTCCAGGCGCCTGAAAAAGGTGTTGTTACGTTATTCCCAGCTAATTGATAGGTGCTTTGATTACACAAAACAGCATCATCGCCGGCAGCAGCATCTGGTGTTGCAGGCTGCACCGTGATGGTGATAGTTTCTGACGAACCCGCACAATTGTCGGCTGATGCTGTATTAATTGGTGTAATGGTATACGTTACCGTACCAGCTGTAGTGCTGCTATTTACCAGTACATCATTTATCGAAGTGTTGCTGGTAGGTGTAGTTTGGCTCATAGCACCAGTGATGCTGCCGTTCGCAACAGCAGTCCAGGTATATTGGGTACTACTTACCGAAGAAGCTAAGGTAATACCTGCTGGCTGGCCGCTGCACAGGGTGTTATTGGCTGGTCCAGTTACAGTAAGCACTGGTTTCGGATTAACAGTAACTACCAAGTTAAATGGTGTACCATCACAATTGTTGGCGCGAGGAGTAATCTGGTAAGTTACCGTTCCGGAAGTGGTAGATGATGAGTTGGTTAATAAATCATTAATATCACCCGAACCAGATGCGGTATAGCCACTTACGCTATTAGAGTGATCTGTCACTGTCCAGGTAAATATACTACCATCAACATTTGAAGTAGGTGTATAAGTAACGGTGTTACCGGTACAAATAGTTTTAGTAGTGGTGCTGGTACCTGTATTAGCTGGATTAATCGTTAGCGTTAAATAATCGTTTATGGTAGCACAATCCCCCGGTAGCGAAGTATTGATTGTTAAAGTTAATTTTACATTACCTGCACTCTTATCCGCTGCGCTAGGTGTATAAATCGGGTTTAAGATAGAACTGTTAGAGAAAGAACCGCTACCACTTGTACTCCAATTTAGTGAATTATAGCTGCCATCCACACTACCATTTAACTGTACAGTTAAGTTATCAGCCGGACATACCGTTTGATCACCACCCGGGTGAACAGTTGGTGCTTCTTTAAAGGTAATGTTCTGCGTGTTTGAGGTTACCTGGCCGCAATCATTTTTTTGAGATACTGTTACTGAATAAGTGCCATAACTAGAGAATAAGATATGGGGATACTTGCTGTTTGCTGCTGTTCCATCTGCAAACGTGACTGGTTGCATATTACCATCTGCAGCGGTAACTTGCCAGTGATAAGTGTTTTCGTTCTCATTACTTGTACCGGTTAGCTTCGTGTAAGTTTGGTTATTTGCATCATCATCAAACTTTAATGTACGACCCGTGCCGCATAAAGAAAAGTCTGCTGATAAAACTGCCACAGGCGCATTACTTACCTTAATAGTTTGTGGTGCACTGTTTGCCGGATCGCAGGTACTATTATCAATCTGTAATACCACATTGTAAACGCCTGGTGTTGTAAACTGAAACTGCGGTGTAGTACTGTTGGCATTGGTGCCATTAGCAAAAAGTACTCCATCTGAAGGTGTTACCGTCCAGGTATACTTTATGGGCATGTCCGGGCAGTTTGTCATGATAACGGATTTGTCAACTGGGGTTACTACACCCTGTTCAAGACAAACATTGGCAGGTATGGTAAAATCAGGTTTGGGTGCATCAGTAACGCAAACTGCTTTTGATGCATCAGCCGCAGTACAGGCACTTTGCGTACTAGTTAAACGTAAAGATACATTATAGTTACCTGCTCTCGGGAATGTGTAGGTAAATGGTGCACCTACAGGAACGTTTGATGGGCCTACAGCCACTCCATCTACATACCATTGGTAAGTAGCACTTACGTTTTCGCAAGAAGTAGCGCCAGTAGCCGGATTTGTAATCTGACCGGCATATGAAGTGTTAAAGAATGTTACGGGTACACCTGTACAAGCCCTGTTCGGACCACTAATAATATTTTTAGGTGGTGATAATACAGCCTGATCTCCACTTAGTGTTTTAGACTGGTCAGGACAGTAAGGTGGTGATACTGTAAATGAAATAGTGAACTTATTAGTAATCTGACCTTGTGCGTTTTTAGAACCGCATGAAGACACACCATAGCTGTGTGTTAATACACCATTGTTAGCTTTAATTTGGTAAAAAGTTAAATCAGTTTTTGATTCATCACCCCAGTCAATGGTATACAGCGTTCCTGGGAAGTTAGTTTGTAAGCCCCCATTACCAGCTAAATTTGCGCTATAACTTACTGTAGCATTCTGGTTACCCTGCAAACAAATGGTTGATGAATTCTGTGTTTGAAAGCTATTACTGATGTTGTTGTTTATCAACAAATAAGCCTTTGTACCAACAATGTTGTTGTTAATGGCTTTAACATAAATGGTATAGTTGCTGTTACGAGCTGTGAAATCATACCCGATATTGCTTAAGGGAATGTTGTTGGCGCTCGTAGCTGTTTGGTTTAAATCATCATAAAATGTAGCTGTTGCTGTTGCACCAGTGCTGGATGCATTGGTAAAGCTAAACTTGTAATTATCTTGCGGAAAACAAGTACCAAATATTTCCGGATAAGATTGGTTAATTACAGCAGGTGAAGTGGTTCCGGCCTGTACACCTATACCAGCATTTATTGTAAAAGCACTTGAAGGTGAGCTGGTAGTAACGGGTTGGGTTGTTTTTATGCGTAGCTGGTAATTGGTACCTGGTGCAAGTCCACTAGGTAATATACCATTTACAAAGGTGGCATAAAAGCCACTGTACGAACCAATTTTGGTTTCGTTAGTAAAGCTGCCGTTTGCATCTGATAGGTATAAATCAAACGAATTATTACGTACCGAGATGTTTCCGCCATCGTCGTTAACCGTAATTAGTGCAGTTATGGTTGAGCCGGGCGCATAAGGCCCTGCATCCACTGTACGTATGTTTACGGTTTGTGCAGTTGCAGCAAATCCTAAAAAACACACTAAAAAGGCCGTGAAAAAACCGGAAATAGTTTTTGTAGAAATTTTATTCATTCAAAAAGCAACTAGGGGGAATCGACAAATATTCACTGCATGGTTATACGGCTTAAGCTGAATATCGGTTATAGCTATATTGCAGAAAAGTATTGTTTTGCTTTAAGAAGGTTAATTGAAACTAAAAACGTTGTGTTAAATCGGAAATAATATTGCGAATAGTGTAAGGAGTATATGAGTATAAATTACTGATTTATCCGAAAAATAAATAAGTAACCAGTATGGCGGCAATTACGCCTGCCAAGTCGGCAATTAAGCCCGCAGGCACAGCATAACGTGTTTTTTTGATACCTACCGAGCCAAAGTACAAAGCCACTATATAAAATGTAGTATCAGCTGAACCATTAAATACGCAAGCCATGCGGCCAATAAAACTGTCAGGCTTAAATGTTTTCATGGTATCCAGCATCATGGCCCGGGCACCCGAGCCGCTTAATGGTTTCATGAGGGCAACTGGTAATGCGTCGGTAAAACGGGTATCTACCTGCAAAAAACTGAACAGCCATTTAAAGCCATCTACAAAATATCCCAAAGCGCCTGATGTACGAAATACACTGATGGCAGCCAGCATAGCCACCAGGTAGGGGATGATGCGTACCGACGTTTCAAAGCCGCCTTTGGCTCCTTCTACAAAAGCCTCAAACACGTTTACTTTTTTATAAAGCCCACCAGTAATAAAAATGATCGGAATAATAAACAGCAGTAGGTTGCTGGTAACTTTTGATATCAAACTAATTTGGTCATGGCTTAAATAAACGGTAAAGTACCATACCACTAAGCCAATAAAAGCTGTTAAGCCTACCAACCAGGCTAGTACAACACTATCCAGTAAATTGATACGTTGTTTAACAGCAACTGCCAGCAAGCCAACTACAGTAGCTACGTAGGTGGCAATAATGCACGGAATAAAAATGTCAGTCGGGTCATGCGCACCTAATATGGCCCGTTGGGCAATAATACCAATTGGCAGCAGGGTAAGGCCAGAGGTATGCAGTACCAAAAACATAATTTGTGCATTGGAAGCTGTTTCCGGATTAGGGTTTAGTTCCTGTAAGCTGCTCATTGCTTTCAGCCCTAAAGGGGTAGCGGCATTATCCAGACCCAGCAGGTTAGCCGAAAAGTTCATCATCATTTGTCCGGTAGCTGGATGGTTTTTAGGTACTTCCGGAAACAAACGATTAAAAAATGGACCTACCAGCCGTGACAAAAAACGTATAGCACCTGCCTTTTCACCGATATTCAGTATACCTAGCCAAAGAGCCATATTGCCAATAAGTGGTAGTGCAATATCCATCACTGACGACTTGGAAGAATCAAACAAACCTTCCACCAGTTTTTGAAACGCATCTACATCACCTAAAAATATAAGCTTACCTAAAGTAATTACAAACGCAATCAGGAATAAGGCTACCCAAATATAATTTAAGGCCATGTAGTATTATTAAATATTGGTGAAGGGCAAAAGTGCTGTGCAAATTTAATGTAAGCTGATCTGTTTTTATCAGTAACTGTATAGAATGATCTGTCCTTTTCATTAAAAAAGTATTACTGCTAAAATTTATAGATTAACCTCGGGCTGAACTAAGTTACGTTGAATTTAGCAGAGGTTTAAAGTCGGCACGTGTAATATATTTGTGGCTAAACCTATCAATTTACGCAAATTGAACAAACATTCAGGCTCAAAATTCTAAATTAGCCGCATACAAGAACTATACAATGTCTGTAATTGAACTAAGCCGTGTAAACGGAGATTATGGCTTTGAAGCCTATGATGAAAATGGCCATACTGTACGTATGGATAGTAACCCTGAAATGGGCGGCCAGAATTTTGGTGTACGCCCCATGCAGATGTTGCTGATGGGTTTAGGAGGATGCTCTGCAATTGATGTGGTGAGCATATTGAAAAAGCAACGGCAGGAGATAACCGGCTATCGAATGCAAATTAAAGGTGATCGTGAAGCTGGTATTGAACCTTCATTATGGAAAAATATCACCATCGAGATACATTTGGAAGGCAACGTTGATGAAGAAAAAGCTAAACGTGCTGCAGAATTATCATTCAATAAATATTGCTCAGTATCGACCACTCTTGAAAAAGCCGGCGCTACTATTAACTGGCAGGTGTTTGTACATCCTGCAAAATAATTAAACTTTAAAATTTATTTATGTCAGATTTACACCCTATAAGTAAAGCTATACGCATACAAACACCACGAACACAACAACACGAACATTCAACGCCGTTGTACTTAACCAGCAGCTTCACTTTTGATGAAGCCGAAAGTATGCGAGCTGCCTTTGCTGATGAATCGGATGATAATATATACAGTCGGTTCAGTAATCCTAATGTGGATGAATTTATTACGAAAATGTGTATGCTGGAAGGAGTAGATGATGGTTTTGCTACCTCAACAGGTATGAGTGCCGTATTCTCATCTATGCTGGCTTTGCTTCAGCAAGGCGACCATTTATTATGCTGTAGTTCTGTATTCGGGAGCACCTTTACTGTGGTTACCAAGTATCTGCCTCGTTATGGTATTACCTGTACATTGGTTCCGGCTAATGATGAAGCTGCCTGGGAAGCTGCCGTACAGCCTAACACTAAAATGGTGTACTTGGAAACGCCAACCAACCCTCAATTAGAAGTAATTGATTTAGCTTGGGCGGGTGCTTTCTCTAAAAAGCATAATTTAATTTTAAACGTAGATAATTGCTTTGCGACACCTTTATTGCAAAAGCCAGCTGAATATGGCGCTGATATCATTGTTCATTCGGCCACAAAGTGGATTGATGGGCAAGGCCGTGTAATGGGCGGAATTATTATAGGTCGTGCCGATCTGGTAAAAGAAATTTATTTGTTCTGCCGCAATACGGGACCATCTTTAGCACCTTTTAATGCTTGGGTACTTAGTAAAAGTTTAGAAACTTTAGATGTGCGCTTGCAACGTCATTGTGAAAACGCTTTGAAAATAGCCGAAACTTTACAAGATCATCCGCAAGTGGCTTGGGTAAAATATCCATTTCTGCCCAGCCACCCACAATATGAAATTGCTAAAAAGCAAATGACTTCAGGCGGCGGTATATTGTGTTTCGAAATAAAGGGCGGCTTGGAAGCAGGTCGTAAGTTTCTGGATGCTTTAGATATGCTTTCTGTTACCGCCAACTTGGGCGATAGCCGCAGTATCGCTTCGCATCCTGCCAGCACTACACATTCTAAACTAACAGATAAACAACGTGCTGCCGTAGGCATTACCCCGGGGCTTATCCGTATATCAGCTGGATTAGAAAAGGTTGAAGATATTATTGCTGATATTACACAAGCACTTGAGAAAAGCGCTGTGTAAAAAAATTAAGTTGTGTATGTATTGAATACAGTAGTGTTGCTTAGTAGATACACAACTTACAATTGTAAAACTAACTGTATAGAATTTTGAACAGGTGCCAAAAGCTTTATATACGTTCAAAATTTAAATTATTTAAACCGATTACAATAACGGTATAGCTGTATTCTAACTGTTTCGTAAACTGCTCATTATTAATAATTTGTTAACAGTTTAGTGGAGGTGCAATTTTTTGTTCTCTCAGTTTTTCACAAACATTATTTTAGTTAATCGTTTGATTAATGGCATTAATGTTGACTAATGGAGCGCATGCTGTAAGTTGTTAATACAGGTACAGCAAGAACAAAAATTTGTACAATATGAAAATGAATTTAAAAAAATCTGCCATGTTACTCACAGGAGTGGTAATCAGCAGCAAACTATTTGCACAAACTCCTGATACTACTGCCATGTCAAAAAGTTATGTGCAGCCATTCTCTGGCAGCGATAACTTCCGTACATGGTCAATCGGTTTAAATGGTGGTATTCTTACACCTTATACAATCCTGCGCGGTAAAGAGAACGACTACAGAACACCAAATGAAAGATGGGGTTACGGTGGTTACATCAAAAAACAAATTTTACACTCATTAGGCTTACAAGCCGATTTCTTTAGAGGTCACGTACAAGGCACTACACCTGCTGATGCAACTTATGCGTACAACAAGTTTGAAACTAAAATTAAATATGCGGTTGACATTAGTGCAAACATTACTATTGCAAACATCAACTGGTTACATAACAAGAGCTTGTTACAACCATATGTTACTGTAGGTGGTGGTTCAATGGCTTATAGCACATCATTGTACAATAGTGTATCTTCATCACAAAACCCAAATGCACGTAGCAATGATTACCACCAATTCTACATTCCAGTGGGTGCTGGTTTAAAAGTAGGTTTGGCTCCAGGTATCAACTTAGATTTAGGTTATCAAGTTAACTTTGTACAAAGTGATAACGTAGATGGTTACACTTACGGTAACAGCAATGATAAATTTGCTTACGCTCACGCTGGTTTAGAGTTCGCTTTAGGCAAACGTTCAAAACCACAATTAGCTCGTCATAACCCGGTATCTTCAATGCGTACTGAGTACTTAATGTCTGAGCGTGCTTTGCAAATGCAATTAGAACAACAAAAAGGACAAAACGATCAATTACGTAACGATCTGAACACTACCAACGCTAACTTAGCTCGCTTAACTACAGATAGCGATGGTGACGGTGTATTGGATATTGCAGATAAGTGCCCTAACACACCAGCTGGTACTAAAGTTGATGGTTCTGGTTGTGCACTGCCTACTCCAGTAGCTCCGGTAAGGGTATATGTTACTGAAGAAGACCGCAAAGTAGTTAAAGAAGCTATCAGAAACTTAGAGTTCGACTTGGGTAAAGCTACTATTCGTGAGCATTCTTTTGAAAGCTTAGACCGCGTAGCTGAATTGTTAGTAAACAAAAATTTTAGCTTGAAATTAGCTGGCCATACTGATAACACTGGTTCTGCTGAATTGAACTTGCGTTTATCAAAAGATCGTGCTGAATCTGTGAAATCTTACTTAGTAAGCAAAGGCGCTAATCCATCACGTATCGAAGCAACTGGCTATGGCCAAACCCAACCTATTGCATCAAACAAAACTGCGGCAGGTCGTCAACAAAACCGTCGTGTTGAGTTCACCCTGTTTTAACGATAATAATTTGTGATTAATAGAAGAGGCCGTCTCATAAGTCAAATATGAGGCGGTTTTTTATTTAGTTATGATTTTTGGTTGGAAGGTTGAGTGAAAGATGTCAGCAGCCGTTTAAGAACCGGGGGATTGATTCTAACAGGTTCTAAAAGTCTATAAAAAGCTTGTTTTCAGGTTTTCCATTTTCTTAGGTTATGTGCGATGGATAATAAGCCGATTTCGACCTCGGCCTTGGACATCCCTTTCAGCAGGAATCGTCTGAAGCCATGGTTATGCTTTAATTGGGCGAATACCGGTTCCACATCGGCCGGCCTTCGTTTCCTGAGGTTGATACCCTGTTCTGTATTCAACCGTTCTTTGGCTGCCTGTTTATGTTGTCTTAGGCTGTGGTTGATCTCAACGACCCGGTTACCCTGTGTAGTATGGCAAACACCACGCATCGGGCAACCTTCACAGTTCTGGGCACGGTAACGGCTGATCAGTTGTACAAAACCAGATGAAGTGACTCGCTGACCGTTACCGATATGCGCCATCCATTGACCTATCGGACAAACAAGGTAATTCTCCGCTTCGTTATAATGCAGGCTGTCGTTACTGAACGCTTTGATACCGTCCTTTTGTTCCTTATCGAACGTATTGTATTTGATGTAAGCCTCAATGCCTTTTCGCGCTAACACACCGTAGTTCTCATCCGATCCGTAGC
This region includes:
- a CDS encoding PKD domain-containing protein, whose product is MNKISTKTISGFFTAFLVCFLGFAATAQTVNIRTVDAGPYAPGSTITALITVNDDGGNISVRNNSFDLYLSDANGSFTNETKIGSYSGFYATFVNGILPSGLAPGTNYQLRIKTTQPVTTSSPSSAFTINAGIGVQAGTTSPAVINQSYPEIFGTCFPQDNYKFSFTNASSTGATATATFYDDLNQTATSANNIPLSNIGYDFTARNSNYTIYVKAINNNIVGTKAYLLINNNISNSFQTQNSSTICLQGNQNATVSYSANLAGNGGLQTNFPGTLYTIDWGDESKTDLTFYQIKANNGVLTHSYGVSSCGSKNAQGQITNKFTISFTVSPPYCPDQSKTLSGDQAVLSPPKNIISGPNRACTGVPVTFFNTSYAGQITNPATGATSCENVSATYQWYVDGVAVGPSNVPVGAPFTYTFPRAGNYNVSLRLTSTQSACTAADASKAVCVTDAPKPDFTIPANVCLEQGVVTPVDKSVIMTNCPDMPIKYTWTVTPSDGVLFANGTNANSTTPQFQFTTPGVYNVVLQIDNSTCDPANSAPQTIKVSNAPVAVLSADFSLCGTGRTLKFDDDANNQTYTKLTGTSNENENTYHWQVTAADGNMQPVTFADGTAANSKYPHILFSSYGTYSVTVSQKNDCGQVTSNTQNITFKEAPTVHPGGDQTVCPADNLTVQLNGSVDGSYNSLNWSTSGSGSFSNSSILNPIYTPSAADKSAGNVKLTLTINTSLPGDCATINDYLTLTINPANTGTSTTTKTICTGNTVTYTPTSNVDGSIFTWTVTDHSNSVSGYTASGSGDINDLLTNSSSTTSGTVTYQITPRANNCDGTPFNLVVTVNPKPVLTVTGPANNTLCSGQPAGITLASSVSSTQYTWTAVANGSITGAMSQTTPTSNTSINDVLVNSSTTAGTVTYTITPINTASADNCAGSSETITITVQPATPDAAAGDDAVLCNQSTYQLAGNNVTTPFSGAWTLVSGQSGVTFDDASQPNTTVSGLRAGQVYTFRWTINGVSPCGPKYDEVTVTVNPPISNNTITLNDQTTCAGQTINITGSNPTGGSGAYTYLWESSLDNISWTPLSNQTNSNLIVQVTQSIYFRRSVNSATCTDDKSNVVRVNTLAAISNNIITADQTTICVNHTAGQLTGSTPTGADGNFIYQWQSSTDGGATWANISGATDLNYTTPVLINSVQYRRIVSTVVCTGEQSNISNIITITVNPDAKAVVNWTTDVGCVPFALTSQNIVAIDYPDRNGLYTWYANGVQIGTGVTFPGYTIASDGQSVEIKLEVASKFGCEPAVFTHTFTTTKNVTASFVPSVTKGCGSVTVQFTNTSSPIGGATYHWDFGNGQTSNEVQPAPVTYTAGTDGKDVTYNVVLTAITTCGNNTTTPQVITVKPAIPIARLSPSTTTGCAPLTFTVDNISPGTNTSYTYHVVNASGIDVLTPITISDKSSQQITIPNSGNYSIYLEATSECATGKSTPIAIQVSPRSLFPGLATAPNAERTGCAPLTVSFQNTSQGATSYVYDWNDGTKTSATDTNPYTHTFTTAGVYHVVLYASNDCSQNAPSDAITITVNASPAPAFTIDNQNTCNKSNVTFTNNTPENTSTQSNDLIYAWDFGDANATTDNPNTSTLRTPAAHTYDYTKSPYTVTLTATSRSTGCSSFTTQQVIVNAPALADFKAEPDSVISYPNYEFTFKDLTKNNPVAWQWNFGDPKASASHPNTSTLQNPIHLYSDTGLYKVTLTAINKYCGTTKVRYVRINGVPGQLYVPNAFEPSSSMLELQTFKAKGSGLSAWHMRIFNNYGQLIWETTKLDSKGAPMEGWDGTYKGAAVPQGVYIWQIEAEFINGSSWKGMTYDNSSPKRTGAIHLIR
- a CDS encoding nucleoside recognition domain-containing protein, producing the protein MALNYIWVALFLIAFVITLGKLIFLGDVDAFQKLVEGLFDSSKSSVMDIALPLIGNMALWLGILNIGEKAGAIRFLSRLVGPFFNRLFPEVPKNHPATGQMMMNFSANLLGLDNAATPLGLKAMSSLQELNPNPETASNAQIMFLVLHTSGLTLLPIGIIAQRAILGAHDPTDIFIPCIIATYVATVVGLLAVAVKQRINLLDSVVLAWLVGLTAFIGLVVWYFTVYLSHDQISLISKVTSNLLLFIIPIIFITGGLYKKVNVFEAFVEGAKGGFETSVRIIPYLVAMLAAISVFRTSGALGYFVDGFKWLFSFLQVDTRFTDALPVALMKPLSGSGARAMMLDTMKTFKPDSFIGRMACVFNGSADTTFYIVALYFGSVGIKKTRYAVPAGLIADLAGVIAAILVTYLFFG
- a CDS encoding OsmC family protein, with translation MSVIELSRVNGDYGFEAYDENGHTVRMDSNPEMGGQNFGVRPMQMLLMGLGGCSAIDVVSILKKQRQEITGYRMQIKGDREAGIEPSLWKNITIEIHLEGNVDEEKAKRAAELSFNKYCSVSTTLEKAGATINWQVFVHPAK
- a CDS encoding trans-sulfuration enzyme family protein; this translates as MSDLHPISKAIRIQTPRTQQHEHSTPLYLTSSFTFDEAESMRAAFADESDDNIYSRFSNPNVDEFITKMCMLEGVDDGFATSTGMSAVFSSMLALLQQGDHLLCCSSVFGSTFTVVTKYLPRYGITCTLVPANDEAAWEAAVQPNTKMVYLETPTNPQLEVIDLAWAGAFSKKHNLILNVDNCFATPLLQKPAEYGADIIVHSATKWIDGQGRVMGGIIIGRADLVKEIYLFCRNTGPSLAPFNAWVLSKSLETLDVRLQRHCENALKIAETLQDHPQVAWVKYPFLPSHPQYEIAKKQMTSGGGILCFEIKGGLEAGRKFLDALDMLSVTANLGDSRSIASHPASTTHSKLTDKQRAAVGITPGLIRISAGLEKVEDIIADITQALEKSAV
- a CDS encoding OmpA family protein yields the protein MLLTGVVISSKLFAQTPDTTAMSKSYVQPFSGSDNFRTWSIGLNGGILTPYTILRGKENDYRTPNERWGYGGYIKKQILHSLGLQADFFRGHVQGTTPADATYAYNKFETKIKYAVDISANITIANINWLHNKSLLQPYVTVGGGSMAYSTSLYNSVSSSQNPNARSNDYHQFYIPVGAGLKVGLAPGINLDLGYQVNFVQSDNVDGYTYGNSNDKFAYAHAGLEFALGKRSKPQLARHNPVSSMRTEYLMSERALQMQLEQQKGQNDQLRNDLNTTNANLARLTTDSDGDGVLDIADKCPNTPAGTKVDGSGCALPTPVAPVRVYVTEEDRKVVKEAIRNLEFDLGKATIREHSFESLDRVAELLVNKNFSLKLAGHTDNTGSAELNLRLSKDRAESVKSYLVSKGANPSRIEATGYGQTQPIASNKTAAGRQQNRRVEFTLF